Proteins encoded by one window of Vigna radiata var. radiata cultivar VC1973A chromosome 5, Vradiata_ver6, whole genome shotgun sequence:
- the LOC106761592 gene encoding uncharacterized protein LOC106761592 — MAAASRKSSGPVLRTLSPVGRFRSSRPPSASYSSTALASSTSTLSTRSTTFFHRSRSPTRVNFCGSSASSRFSSNSPNRSISVAGTSAGEAAKRQSHHQKRTCMCSPSTHPGSFRCSLHKNFGSRPAPQQYAPNRFNVRRSAMTNSLVKNRGVEGDLVKRALASLIRPSSHQQRRRGDFRRQPSRLSLMSKAEEHS, encoded by the coding sequence ATGGCGGCAGCTTCTAGAAAATCAAGCGGGCCTGTCCTCCGAACGCTCTCGCCAGTCGGCAGATTTCGAAGTTCCCGGCCACCGTCCGCGTCTTATTCTTCCACCGCCCTCGCCTCTTCAACTTCAACCCTCTCCACACGCTCCACCACCTTCTTCCACCGCTCCAGGTCTCCCACACGTGTCAATTTTTGTGGTTCTTCCGCTTCTTCCCGTTTCAGTTCAAACTCCCCGAACCGTTCCATTTCGGTCGCCGGAACCAGCGCGGGCGAGGCGGCCAAACGGCAGAGCCACCACCAGAAGCGGACCTGCATGTGCTCGCCATCGACGCATCCTGGCTCGTTCCGGTGCAGCCTCCACAAGAACTTCGGCTCTCGCCCGGCGCCGCAACAGTATGCGCCGAATCGGTTCAACGTGCGGCGGTCGGCGATGACGAACTCGCTCGTGAAAAACCGCGGTGTGGAAGGCGACCTCGTGAAGAGAGCCTTGGCGTCGCTGATCCGGCCATCGTCGCACCAGCAGCGCCGCCGCGGCGACTTCCGGCGACAACCGAGCAGGCTGTCTCTCATGTCCAAAGCGGAAGAACATTCGTGA
- the LOC106761860 gene encoding uncharacterized protein LOC106761860 — MPLGSNSQSAEVCLAMNQNALSSSDNHGRALKSEEDKEEGEEEEDEDADFNPFLKENLSQEASSSLSSEVDGLDGNVITSKPSVGSELSKVTTKEQTCTAIDNEHGEEEVVLQPSGMISLSEINQVKHNDLTSVAIGNGSRTGELSDKTNSRSPVIDVDNEDAICMRTRARYSLASFTLDELETFLQETDDDDDLQNADDEEEYKKFLTAVLQGGDDGFSTHENENLDDDEDNDADFEIELEELLESDAEDNSMVKTRKESDRAGRRPETRQNKRQKVSAQCEKKTLGEVKRPLRPILPNWLNGTLASGKGLVPEASLSFQSSASGNGLVNGFTPMQIGQLHCLIHEHIQLLIQVFSLSVLEPSQKQVASQVQGLLFEMLHKRDELLASKRVPYPTVCFSPSFSSSSVSEGGSKFVQVQSNSEEYGPPQDAHNVLCSQSIQKSSEGLNLQSCFQPAESSFWIPSVRGPVKSILDVSPLHLVRSYXDDINSAAQEFRKRYIESRSDSPVEKEPLFPFSSSVAEASSEISSGTTARAVNAVSTSPGQQQPKKTLAAMLVESTKKQSIALVPKEVAKLAQRFLALFNPALFPHNPPPAAVVNRILFTDSEDELLALGIMEYNTDWKAIQQRFLPCKSKHQIFVRQKNRCSSKASENPIKAVRRMKTSPLTAEEIACIQEGLKIYKFDWMSVWQYIVPHRDPSLLPRQWRIALGTQKSYKIDESKREKRRLYESQRRKLKAASLESWRAISDKEDCDTEIAGSESMDYSDVPYVHQAFLADWRPDTSALAYSERIPTTSXEGNVAHNAFPQHIRFYRGTQDYGLSGKVQYQNGSQSAFPTVSYLPQFFHTTSDLRNGMNGAPSTLNPKKPVFNVTSSSKYYCRPYRSRRAHNAHLVKLAPELPPVNLPPSVRVVSQTAFKGFQCGTSKVYPPGGGVKPAWKDTVTDSQSERFDPVIGAKPAWKDTVTDSQSERFETVQGRSIQAEKGTCTDLEMHPLLFQVTEDGNVPYCPLKFSSGTSSSFSFFSGSQPQLNLSLFHSSRQQSHIDCANKSLTSKSSILRSGGIDFHPLLQKSGDAQSPNFDSNQPESLGTSGVLAITNRSSGLTDKSNELDLEIHLSSVSGRQKSVKSRQAKAHDPAGSKKTVAISGIVREPLEDSLHCQQGGENVSASGRGLASSYPLVDPNDNIARYDVDDIGDQSHPEIVMEQEELSDSEEDIEEHVEFECEEMTDSEGEDGSGSEQAVQNKEVSISSEENVVKYMACMKKSGEPRANSDAQVDGGLLTNNTALTNEEQDDRSSSSWLSLDSCSAGNPVLSKSILGHSTSVIGEASASRNFSIGKVVTEERHTIDTVQQPTVGPHVSTTPRKPRKRFGKPNANLNIGLTVERSSNDGNHENG, encoded by the exons atgcCTTTAGGCTCAAATTCACAATCAGCCGAAGTTTGCCTTGCCATGAATCAGAATGCACTTTCTTCCTCTGACAACCATGGAAGGGCCTTAAAATCCGAGGAGGATAAAGAAGAAGGggaggaggaggaagatgagGATGCAGATTTTAACCCTTTTCTAAAGGAAAATCTTTCACAAGAGGCTTCTTCAAGTTTGAGCTCTGAAGTTGATGGTTTGGATGGTAATGTGATCACTAGTAAGCCATCTGTAGGTTCAGAGTTATCAAAGGTGACAACTAAAGAGCAAACCTGTACTGCCATAGATAATGAACATGGCGAGGAGGAAGTTGTTTTACAACCTTCTGGTATGATATCTTTGTCAGAGATTAATCAAGTGAAGCACAATGACCTAACCAGTGTGGCTATTGGCAATGGTTCAAGAACAGGAGAACTAAGTGACAAAACAAATTCTCGAAGTCCTGTAATAGATGTAGACAATGAGGATGCTATCTGTATGCGCACCAGAGCTCGTTATTCACTTGCAAGTTTTACACTTGATGAGCTTGAGACTTTTCTTCAAGAaactgatgatgatgatgatctcCAAAATgctgatgatgaagaagagtaTAAAAAATTTTTAACAGCTGTTTTACAGGGTGGGGATGATGGTTTTTCAActcatgaaaatgaaaatcttgatgatgatgaggataaCGATGCAGACTTCGAAATAGAACTGGAGGAGTTATTGGAAAGTGATGCTGAAGACAACTCAATGGTAAAAACCCGAAAAGAGTCCGATCGAGCTGGACGACGACCCGAGACTAGGCAAAATAAGCGACAAAAGGTGTCTGCACAATGTGAGAAGAAAACATTAGGAGAAGTCAAGAGGCCACTCCGTCCCATTTTGCCTAATTGGCTGAATGGAACTCTAGCTTCAGGAAAAGGTTTGGTTCCTGAGGCTTCTCTGAGCTTTCAGTCTTCTGCTTCAGGAAATGGTCTTGTCAATGGGTTCACTCCCATGCAGATTGGTCAGTTGCACTGTTTGATACACGAGCACATACAACTTCTTATTCAGGTGTTCTCTTTGTCAGTTCTTGAACCTTCCCAAAAACAGGTTGCTTCTCAGGTTCAAGGTTTGCTTTTTGAGATGCTTCACAAACGTGATGAACTATTAGCTTCAAAAAGAGTTCCATATCCCACTGTTTGCTTTTCtccatctttttcttcctcatctGTGTCTGAAGGAGGCTCAAAGTTTGTCCAGGTCCAGTCCAATAGCGAAGAATATGGTCCTCCTCAAGATGCACATAATGTCTTGTGTTCTCAATCAATTCAGAAATCCTCTGAAGGTTTGAACTTGCAAAGCTGTTTCCAACCTGCTGAGAGTTCTTTCTGGATTCCATCTGTAAGAGGCCCTGTAAAATCTATTTTGGATGTTTCTCCTCTTCATTTAGTAAGAAGCTACANTGATGACATTAATTCTG CTGCCCAAGAGTTTCGAAAGAGATACATTGAGTCTCGTTCCGATTCACCTGTTGAAAAGGAAcctctctttcctttttcttcatcagtTGCTGAAGCTAGTAGTGAAATTTCTAGTGGAACCACCGCTAGAGCAGTTAACGCAGTCTCAACTTCACCCGgtcaacaacaaccaaagaAAACATTGGCTGCTATGCTTGTTGAAAGTACAAAAAAGCAGTCAATTGCTTTGGTGCCGAAGGAAGTTGCAAAGTTAGCTCAAAGATTTTTGGCCTTGTTCAATCCAGCATTATTCCCACATAATCCACCCCCAGCAGCAGTTGTAAATAGGATACTTTTCACTGATTCTGAGGATGA ATTACTAGCCTTAGGGATAATGGAATACAATACAGATTGGAAAGCAATTCAACAACGTTTTCTTCCCTGCAAGTCTAAGCACCAG ATTTTTGTGAGGCAGAAGAATCGTTGCTCTTCAAAAGCATCAGAGAATCCAATAAAG GCTGTTCGAAGAATGAAAACCTCCCCATTGACTGCAGAGGAGATAGCATGCATTCAAGAG GGACTCaagatttataaatttgattggATGTCAGTATGGCAGTATATTGTTCCACATAGAGATCCATCNTTGCTTCCACGCCAGTGGCGCATTGCTCTTGGCACTCAAAAGTCATACAAGATAGACGAATCAAAAAGGGAGAAGAGGAGATTGTACGAGTCACAAAGAAGAAAGTTAAAGGCTGCCTCATTAGAAAGTTGGCGAGCTATATCTGATAAAGAG GATTGTGATACTGAAATTGCTGGTTCAGAGTCCATGGATTATTCAGATGTACCATACGTGCACCAGGCATTTCTGGCAGATTGGAGGCCAGACACATCTGCGCTTGCTTATTCTGAACGCATTCCAACTACATCTGNAGAAGGAAATGTTGCTCACAATGCATTTCCTCAGCATATTCGATTTTATAGGGGTACTCAAGATTATGGTTTAAGTGGAAAAGTTCAATATCAGAATGGTAGTCAATCTGCATTTCCGACTGTATCTTACCTACCTCAATTTTTTCACACTACATCTGATTTGAGAAATGGAATGAATGGTGCTCCTAGCACNCTTAATCCTAAGAAACCAGTTTTTAATGTGACTTCTAGCTCCAAGTACTATTGTAGGCCCTATCGGTCTCGGAGGGCACACAATGCCCACTTGGTGAAATTGGCTCCCGAGTTGCCCCCTGTAAACCTTCCTCCTTCTGTTCGTGTGGTTTCTCAAACTGCTTTTAAAGGGTTCCAGTGCGGTACGTCTAAGGTTTATCCTCCTGGAGGAGGTGTAAAACCTGCATGGAAAGACACTGTCACAGATTCTCAGTCAGAAAGATTTGATCCTGTTATAGGTGCAAAACCTGCATGGAAAGACACTGTCACAGATTCTCAGTCAGAAAGATTTGAAACTGTTCAAGGCAGATCTATTCAGGCAGAAAAAGGTACCTGTACCGATCTTGAGATGCATCCTCTCTTGTTCCAGGTCACTGAAGATGGCAATGTGCCTTATTGTCCATTGAAATTTAGTTCTGGCACTTCTAGTTCCTTCAGCTTCTTCTCAGGAAGCCAACCGCAATTAAATCTCAGTCTCTTCCACAGCTCTCGGCAACAAAGCCACATTGATTGTGCTAACAAGTCCTTAACGTCAAAAAGTTCCATTCTAAGATCTGGAGGCATTGATTTTCATCCACTTCTCCAGAAATCTGGTGATGCACAATCACCTAATTTTGATTCCAATCAGCCTGAATCACTGGGCACTAGTGGTGTGTTGGCAATAACGAATAGATCTTCTGGCCTTACTGACAAATCTAATGAACTTGATTTGGAGATTCACCTTAGTTCTGTATCTGGAAGGCAGAAATCTGTGAAAAGTAGACAGGCAAAGGCACATGATCCAGCAGGGTCCAAAAAAACTGTAGCAATTAGTGGAATAGTGAGGGAACCTCTAGAGGACAGTCTTCATTGTCAGCAGGGTGGGGAAAATGTTTCAGCAAGCGGCCGCGGGCTGGCTTCAAGTTACCCTTTGGTTGATCCTAATGATAACATTGCCAGATATGATGTAGATGATATTGGTGATCAGTCTCATCCTGAGATAGTGATGGAGCAGGAAGAGTTAAGTGATTCTGAGGAAGATATTGAAGAACATGTAGAGTTTGAGTGTGAGGAGATGACTGATTCTGAAGGAGAGGATGGTTCTGGCTCTGAACAAGCCGTTCAAAATAAG GAGGTCTCAATTTCTTCTGAAGAAAATGTTGTAAAGTATATGGCTTGCATGAAAAAATCAGGTGAGCCAAGGGCCAATTCTGATGCTCAAGTTGATGGTGGCCTCCTTACAAATAATACAGCTTTGACAAATGAGGAACAAGATGACCGAAGTAGTTCTTCATGGCTAAGTTTGGACTCGTGCTCGGCAGGTAATCCCGTACTTTCAAAGTCCATACTTGGTCACAGTACGAGTGTGATTGGAGAAGCTTCTGCTTCTAGAAACTTCTCAATTGGTAAAGTTGTCACAGAGGAGAGACATACCATAGACACAGTACAACAGCCAACTGTTGGTCCCCACGTGTCTACCACTCCACGAAAACCCAGGAAGCGTTTTGGCAAACCAAATGCAAATTTAAATATAGGTCTGACTGTTGAAAGATCAAGCAATGATGGTAATCATGAAAATGGTTGA